In Mesorhizobium sp. INR15, a genomic segment contains:
- a CDS encoding substrate-binding domain-containing protein: MVSAFVAAVFLAVGGVTAVAQDKSIMVASTTSTQDSGLFDYLLPLFKRKTGIEVKVIAQGTGQALDTARRGDADVVFVHAKAQELKFLEEGFGVKRYDVMYNDFVLVGPKGDPAGVKGSKDITAAFDAIRAKQAPFVSRGDNSGTHIAELKLWKEAGIDIDTAKGEWYRDIGQGMGAALNTAGAMNAYVLSDRGTWLSFKNHDDLEIVVEGDKRLFNQYGVMLVNPKKFATVKADLGQTFIDYLVSEDGQKAIAGYKIDGQQLFFPDAKHDPS; encoded by the coding sequence ATCGTTTCAGCTTTCGTCGCTGCCGTATTTCTCGCGGTGGGCGGCGTCACCGCTGTCGCGCAGGACAAGTCGATCATGGTCGCATCGACCACATCCACCCAGGATTCGGGCCTGTTCGACTACCTTCTGCCGCTGTTCAAAAGAAAGACTGGCATCGAAGTGAAGGTGATTGCGCAAGGTACCGGGCAGGCGCTCGACACGGCACGACGCGGCGATGCCGACGTCGTCTTCGTGCATGCCAAGGCGCAGGAATTGAAATTTCTCGAAGAGGGCTTTGGCGTGAAGCGCTACGACGTGATGTACAATGATTTCGTACTGGTCGGCCCCAAGGGCGATCCGGCCGGCGTCAAGGGGTCCAAGGACATCACCGCCGCCTTCGACGCAATCCGCGCCAAGCAGGCTCCGTTCGTTTCGCGCGGGGACAACTCCGGCACGCATATCGCGGAATTGAAGCTCTGGAAGGAAGCCGGCATCGATATCGATACGGCTAAGGGCGAGTGGTACCGCGATATCGGCCAAGGCATGGGCGCGGCGCTGAACACGGCCGGCGCGATGAACGCCTATGTCCTTTCGGACCGCGGCACGTGGCTTTCGTTCAAGAACCACGACGATCTGGAAATCGTCGTCGAGGGGGATAAGCGGCTGTTCAACCAATATGGCGTCATGCTGGTCAATCCGAAGAAATTTGCGACGGTGAAGGCGGATCTCGGCCAGACCTTCATCGACTATCTCGTTTCCGAGGATGGGCAGAAGGCAATCGCCGGCTACAAGATTGACGGTCAGCAACTGTTCTTCCCCGACGCCAAACACGACCCGTCCTGA
- a CDS encoding formate dehydrogenase accessory sulfurtransferase FdhD: MHPVKVSPKLAVVMPDPAAPRLTERVSGIDHTGAVVEINVPAERALTLYLNAQEIVTMMTINDYPEYLALGYLLNQNMLKPDDVVTEVDYDDDLQVVVVRTERNTNYEQKLKKRTLTSGCAQGTAFGDLMEALEEIDLPAAELRTSWLYQMTRSINTTPSLYLEAGAIHGCVLCREGTPICYMEDVGRHNAVDKIAGWMYRNDVDPADKILYTTGRLTSEMTIKTVRMGIPILVSRSGFTAWGVALAREVGLTLVGRARGKRFTALSGEKRIVFDQDLELVDEEPSRHRRKGGDNDE, encoded by the coding sequence ATGCATCCTGTCAAAGTGAGTCCCAAATTGGCTGTCGTTATGCCGGATCCGGCCGCGCCGCGCCTTACCGAGAGGGTGAGCGGCATCGATCACACTGGCGCGGTTGTCGAAATCAATGTTCCTGCCGAGAGGGCGCTTACGCTTTATCTCAATGCACAGGAAATCGTCACCATGATGACGATCAACGACTATCCCGAATATCTGGCTCTCGGCTACCTGCTCAACCAGAACATGCTCAAGCCCGACGACGTTGTCACGGAGGTCGACTACGATGATGACCTTCAGGTCGTTGTCGTGCGCACCGAGCGTAACACCAATTACGAGCAGAAGCTGAAAAAGAGAACGCTGACCTCTGGCTGCGCGCAAGGCACGGCCTTTGGCGATCTCATGGAAGCGCTCGAAGAAATTGACCTGCCCGCAGCTGAACTGCGGACCTCCTGGCTCTATCAGATGACCCGTAGCATCAACACCACGCCCTCGCTTTACCTTGAGGCCGGCGCGATCCACGGCTGCGTGCTTTGCAGGGAAGGAACCCCAATCTGTTACATGGAGGATGTCGGCCGTCATAACGCGGTCGACAAGATCGCTGGCTGGATGTACCGCAACGACGTCGATCCGGCAGACAAGATCCTCTACACTACTGGTCGACTCACTTCCGAAATGACCATCAAGACGGTGCGCATGGGCATCCCCATACTCGTCTCGCGGTCCGGTTTCACCGCCTGGGGAGTGGCGCTTGCACGGGAGGTCGGCTTGACCTTGGTCGGACGGGCGCGGGGCAAACGGTTCACCGCGCTTTCCGGCGAAAAGAGGATCGTGTTCGACCAGGATCTTGAGCTGGTTGACGAAGAGCCCTCGCGGCACAGGCGCAAGGGCGGCGACAATGACGAGTGA
- a CDS encoding molybdopterin-binding protein: protein MSRIQPSNGVLTSLEAALAELLDGLVAVAPISVPLEQARGRIGAETAALVHPLPERNRAAIDGWALRSLDIAGASPYSPVPLMNAPAWVEAGEALADGCDCVLKADLVELIGPIAQAFTDAIPGEGIRRAGEDIAAGRPVVIAGRQLCAADLLAARAAGAKTVAVRSPNVRLIDVAATDGSSLTAEFITELMKAAGACVSVEMAARDARSITETLSVHQCDMVVTVGGTGFGRFDATAEALSLRGALIAHGIALRPGCTAAIGKLGAVAIIALPGAPDQAFAVYHALVQPILDRLTGLTARPTTARPLTRKISSAVGIAEIVLVRQEQSGWLPIGVGDLSLDHLRMADAWLLIAGDSEGHAAGMPVEAFLLRMN from the coding sequence ATGAGCAGAATACAGCCTTCGAACGGCGTTCTGACCAGCCTCGAAGCGGCGCTCGCCGAACTGCTCGACGGATTGGTCGCGGTCGCTCCCATATCAGTGCCACTTGAGCAGGCGCGCGGTCGCATCGGCGCTGAGACGGCAGCGCTTGTTCATCCGCTGCCTGAGCGCAACAGGGCCGCCATCGATGGCTGGGCGCTGCGTTCGCTCGATATTGCCGGTGCCTCGCCCTATTCGCCAGTTCCTTTGATGAACGCCCCGGCGTGGGTCGAGGCCGGTGAAGCGCTTGCCGATGGCTGCGACTGCGTCTTGAAAGCCGATCTGGTCGAGTTGATAGGCCCAATCGCACAAGCCTTTACGGATGCGATTCCCGGCGAGGGCATCCGTCGAGCCGGAGAGGATATTGCCGCCGGCCGACCTGTCGTCATCGCCGGCCGCCAACTGTGCGCCGCTGATCTTCTGGCCGCTCGCGCCGCTGGGGCCAAGACGGTTGCCGTTCGTTCGCCAAATGTCCGCCTGATCGACGTGGCGGCGACCGATGGCAGTTCGCTGACGGCCGAGTTCATCACCGAACTGATGAAAGCCGCGGGCGCATGCGTTTCGGTCGAGATGGCCGCGCGCGACGCCCGATCCATCACCGAGACACTGAGCGTCCACCAATGCGACATGGTCGTCACCGTCGGCGGTACCGGCTTCGGTCGTTTCGATGCCACCGCCGAGGCCTTGTCGTTACGCGGTGCATTGATCGCACACGGCATTGCCCTTCGACCAGGCTGCACCGCGGCAATCGGAAAACTGGGAGCCGTTGCGATCATAGCGCTGCCCGGCGCGCCCGATCAGGCCTTCGCAGTCTATCACGCGCTGGTGCAGCCGATACTCGATCGTCTGACTGGCCTCACAGCTAGGCCCACCACCGCGCGGCCGCTGACGCGCAAGATATCCTCGGCTGTCGGTATTGCCGAGATCGTGCTGGTCCGACAGGAGCAATCCGGCTGGCTGCCGATTGGCGTCGGCGACCTGTCGCTGGACCATCTTCGTATGGCCGATGCCTGGCTTCTCATTGCGGGCGACAGCGAAGGCCATGCCGCGGGAATGCCGGTCGAAGCCTTTCTGCTGCGCATGAACTGA
- a CDS encoding ABC transporter permease produces MFDSSSAWQLIIGGDAALYAIVWLSLVVSLSAVAIAMVIGLPLGALLALTRFRGRTALIVLLNGFMGLPPVVAGLTVFLLLSRSGPLGVFGILFTPLAMVIAQALLVVPIIAALTRQTIEDLWLEYRDELTAMNVGPGGRMATLLWDSRFSLITALLAGFGRASAEVGTVMIVGGNIDGFTRTMTTAIALETSKGNLPLAMGLGLILIALILMINAAAWGVRFWSEQREG; encoded by the coding sequence ATGTTCGACAGTTCGAGCGCCTGGCAGCTGATCATTGGCGGCGACGCAGCGCTCTACGCGATCGTGTGGCTGTCGCTGGTCGTCAGTCTGTCGGCGGTGGCCATCGCCATGGTGATCGGACTGCCGCTCGGCGCGCTGCTTGCACTGACGCGGTTTCGCGGCCGCACCGCGCTGATCGTGCTTCTTAACGGGTTCATGGGACTGCCGCCGGTGGTTGCCGGCCTGACGGTGTTTCTTCTGCTGTCACGGTCAGGACCGCTCGGCGTTTTTGGGATTCTGTTCACGCCGCTGGCCATGGTGATCGCGCAAGCCTTGCTGGTTGTGCCAATCATTGCAGCGCTGACGCGCCAGACAATCGAGGATCTCTGGCTCGAATATCGTGACGAACTGACCGCCATGAATGTTGGTCCGGGAGGGCGCATGGCAACGCTTTTGTGGGACAGCCGTTTCAGTCTCATCACAGCCCTTCTGGCCGGATTCGGTCGTGCCTCAGCCGAAGTCGGCACAGTGATGATCGTCGGCGGCAATATCGATGGGTTCACCCGCACGATGACCACGGCAATTGCGCTCGAGACATCCAAGGGCAACTTGCCGCTCGCGATGGGGCTGGGCCTGATCCTGATAGCACTCATCCTCATGATTAACGCAGCCGCCTGGGGTGTGCGCTTCTGGTCGGAACAGCGGGAGGGTTGA
- a CDS encoding helix-turn-helix transcriptional regulator, producing MDLLTTSEAADYLRLGERKLYELVADNAIPCTKVTGKWLFPRHELDRWVLSGLAHPAGMVPPNPPPIIGGSQDDLLEWCLRRSGSGLASLSEGSEKGVERLLRGEVAAAAIHFHSSQEDGEMANVTAVRSTPRLHDAVVVAVALREQGLLLAPGNPKGLHCVADILKGNARMAVRQKGAGAQMLLETLLARAGVSPSQLNRLEPACLTGPDLAAAIRAGRADCGIATRSAARASGIDFVPLLWEEFDLVMRQRTYFQPSMQALLGFIARGDMPLRAAELTGYDVTPAGTIRFSS from the coding sequence ATGGACCTTCTCACCACCTCCGAAGCTGCGGATTATCTGCGCCTGGGCGAACGCAAGCTCTATGAACTCGTTGCCGACAATGCGATCCCATGCACCAAGGTGACCGGCAAATGGCTATTCCCACGCCATGAACTCGACCGATGGGTGCTTTCCGGCCTGGCGCATCCAGCGGGGATGGTTCCGCCAAACCCGCCACCGATCATCGGCGGCAGCCAGGACGATCTGCTAGAATGGTGCCTGCGCCGTTCTGGATCAGGGTTGGCCTCGCTGAGCGAAGGGAGCGAAAAAGGCGTCGAGCGTTTGCTGCGAGGCGAGGTAGCGGCCGCCGCCATCCACTTTCATTCCTCACAAGAGGATGGGGAGATGGCAAATGTGACGGCCGTGCGATCCACACCGCGCCTGCATGACGCAGTCGTGGTGGCCGTTGCCCTTCGCGAACAGGGTCTCCTTCTCGCCCCCGGCAATCCAAAGGGACTGCACTGCGTTGCAGACATTCTGAAAGGCAACGCGAGGATGGCCGTAAGGCAGAAGGGGGCGGGGGCGCAGATGCTGCTTGAGACGTTGCTGGCGCGGGCCGGCGTGAGCCCATCGCAACTGAACCGGCTCGAGCCGGCTTGCCTGACAGGGCCCGACCTTGCCGCCGCGATCCGCGCGGGTCGAGCAGATTGCGGTATCGCAACCCGCTCGGCGGCCCGCGCTTCCGGTATCGATTTCGTGCCGCTTCTGTGGGAAGAATTCGATCTGGTGATGCGCCAGCGCACCTATTTCCAGCCTTCAATGCAGGCATTGCTCGGCTTCATCGCACGGGGCGACATGCCACTTCGCGCGGCGGAACTCACCGGCTACGACGTAACCCCAGCGGGAACCATCCGCTTTTCCTCTTGA
- the glp gene encoding gephyrin-like molybdotransferase Glp has translation MAQLSDDCFAFGGPLMPVNDTLALLASRLAPLNGQEIVPLGTADGRILARDLVAPLPLPPFTNSAVDGYAIRGADIPVMAGKTFPVTDYVQAGMAARQAIEPGQAIRIFTGALMPDGADTVFMQEDVVVDNAGDAILPPGLRQGSNVRPAGEDIPLGKNVLKAGHRLRPQDVALIAALGMTEVEVARRVKVAIFSTGNEIVAPGSARGEAQLFDSNRFMLSAMASRLGCLVTDLGILGDDRAAIAEVLKAAASTHDLILTSGGVSTGEADHVKASVESVGTLVFWRVAIKPGRPVAMGVIQGIPFIGLPGNPVASFVTFALIARPAIMALAGSPSVPVFPIPVRAAFSYRKKAGRREYVRVNLRHGKAGLPEATKFPREGAGLLSSLVDTDGLVELREETTEIKVGDTVEYISYSSLI, from the coding sequence ATGGCACAACTTTCGGACGATTGCTTCGCGTTTGGCGGCCCGCTGATGCCCGTCAACGACACGCTCGCGCTCCTCGCATCGCGCCTTGCTCCACTGAACGGGCAAGAAATCGTGCCGCTTGGCACAGCCGACGGGCGTATTCTTGCGCGCGACCTGGTGGCGCCACTGCCGCTTCCGCCCTTCACCAATTCGGCAGTCGACGGCTATGCCATTCGTGGTGCCGATATCCCGGTCATGGCCGGCAAAACCTTTCCGGTTACCGACTATGTTCAGGCTGGCATGGCTGCACGTCAGGCCATTGAGCCCGGTCAAGCCATTCGCATCTTCACTGGCGCGCTGATGCCGGACGGCGCCGACACAGTGTTCATGCAGGAGGACGTCGTTGTTGACAACGCGGGGGATGCGATCCTGCCGCCCGGTCTCAGGCAGGGTTCAAATGTGCGCCCCGCCGGTGAGGATATTCCCCTGGGAAAAAATGTGCTGAAGGCAGGTCACCGGCTTCGTCCCCAGGATGTTGCCTTGATTGCGGCATTGGGCATGACCGAGGTCGAGGTGGCCAGGCGCGTAAAGGTGGCTATTTTCTCGACTGGAAATGAAATTGTTGCCCCTGGTTCGGCACGCGGAGAGGCCCAGCTTTTCGATTCCAACCGCTTCATGTTGTCGGCCATGGCTTCGCGTCTTGGCTGCCTCGTCACCGACCTTGGCATTCTCGGTGACGACCGCGCCGCAATCGCCGAGGTCCTGAAGGCGGCGGCCTCGACGCATGATCTCATCCTGACCTCGGGCGGCGTTTCCACAGGAGAGGCCGACCATGTCAAGGCGAGTGTCGAGAGCGTCGGCACGCTTGTCTTCTGGCGCGTGGCCATCAAGCCCGGCCGCCCCGTCGCAATGGGAGTTATCCAGGGCATACCGTTCATCGGCCTCCCGGGAAATCCGGTTGCAAGCTTCGTCACGTTCGCGCTGATCGCTCGGCCTGCCATCATGGCGCTGGCAGGATCACCATCGGTACCAGTGTTTCCGATCCCCGTGCGAGCAGCGTTTTCGTATCGAAAGAAGGCGGGCCGACGCGAATATGTCCGCGTCAATCTGCGCCATGGCAAAGCCGGCTTGCCTGAAGCGACCAAGTTCCCGCGAGAGGGTGCCGGCCTGCTTTCATCGCTTGTCGACACGGATGGCCTGGTCGAACTTCGCGAGGAAACCACCGAAATCAAGGTCGGCGACACAGTGGAGTACATTTCCTATTCGAGCCTGATCTGA
- a CDS encoding molybdopterin biosynthesis protein: MTRSLETQASRPNQGVGQDQFLTILSREEAMARFEAALFPRDLLQEECMLADALGLALARDIVAPVDAPPFDRSNVDGFAVRSADVAPASEAVIVRLSLNKEIIACGVAPAESVEVGTATSIATGGPLPRGADAVVMVEHTQPAGDEAIEIRRSASPGQFVSYAGSDIACGEVLLRTGTQVGSREIGMLATCGISRVTVAHKLRVAVLSTGDELVQPGEPLRPASVYDANGAVISAAIAENGGEPLFFGAIADDEARLERAMRDALEASDMLILSGGTSKGAGDLSHRIISRLGKPGIIAHGVALKPGKPLCLAVCDNKPVVILPGFPTSAMFTFHDMIVPVLRRMAGLPPRAETQVTAKIPLRISSELGRTEFVMVSLVEGENGLVAYPTGKGSGAVTSFAQADGFVRIEALADHMPAGSSVEVTLFTPHVRVPDLVIIGSHCTGLDSVLAPLARGGLSARSLAVGSLGGLAAARRGECDLAPIHLLDEKTQTYNATFLSEGLELVPGWRRMQGVIYRPGDTRFEGKSVENALAAALADPTCLMVNRNQGAGTRILIDNLLGPARPDGYWNQPRSHNAVAAAVVQKRADWGITIEPVARAAGLGFIALTEEHYDFVLVSTRKSRPAVQAFLAALQSPAGRVAIEEAGFRPA, encoded by the coding sequence ATGACCAGATCTCTTGAGACACAAGCTTCGCGCCCGAACCAAGGGGTTGGTCAAGATCAGTTCCTGACCATCTTGTCGCGCGAGGAAGCGATGGCCCGATTTGAAGCGGCGCTGTTTCCGCGCGACCTGCTCCAGGAAGAGTGCATGCTGGCCGACGCGCTAGGCCTGGCGCTCGCACGCGATATCGTGGCGCCTGTCGACGCGCCGCCGTTCGACCGGTCAAATGTCGATGGCTTTGCCGTGCGATCCGCGGACGTCGCGCCCGCGTCGGAAGCAGTCATCGTGCGCCTATCGTTGAATAAGGAAATCATCGCCTGCGGCGTGGCACCCGCGGAGAGCGTGGAGGTTGGTACCGCAACCTCAATCGCGACCGGTGGGCCGCTGCCGCGCGGCGCGGATGCTGTCGTGATGGTTGAACATACCCAGCCTGCGGGAGATGAGGCCATCGAGATTCGGCGCAGTGCTTCGCCTGGCCAATTCGTGTCTTACGCCGGATCGGACATCGCTTGCGGCGAGGTCTTGCTACGCACGGGGACACAGGTCGGCTCGCGGGAAATCGGCATGCTGGCCACTTGCGGCATTTCGCGCGTCACTGTTGCACACAAGCTTCGCGTTGCGGTCCTGTCGACCGGTGACGAACTCGTCCAGCCCGGCGAGCCTTTGCGCCCCGCCTCCGTCTACGACGCCAACGGCGCGGTCATCAGTGCGGCAATCGCGGAAAACGGTGGGGAACCCCTGTTTTTCGGCGCGATTGCGGACGACGAAGCTCGGCTCGAAAGGGCCATGCGTGATGCGCTTGAAGCTTCCGATATGCTGATCTTGTCTGGCGGCACTTCGAAAGGGGCTGGCGATCTCAGCCATCGCATCATCTCCCGCCTCGGTAAGCCGGGTATCATTGCGCATGGCGTAGCGCTGAAACCAGGCAAGCCGCTTTGCCTTGCAGTCTGCGACAACAAGCCCGTCGTTATCCTGCCAGGCTTCCCGACGTCGGCGATGTTTACCTTTCACGACATGATCGTCCCGGTGCTGCGTCGCATGGCCGGCCTGCCACCGAGAGCCGAGACGCAGGTGACGGCCAAAATTCCGCTGCGCATCAGTTCAGAGCTCGGTCGCACCGAATTCGTCATGGTTTCACTTGTCGAGGGGGAAAATGGCCTGGTCGCCTATCCGACGGGCAAAGGCTCAGGCGCGGTCACCTCATTTGCGCAGGCAGACGGGTTCGTGCGCATTGAAGCGCTGGCCGACCACATGCCTGCCGGCTCGTCGGTCGAGGTAACGTTATTTACACCGCATGTGCGGGTGCCTGATCTCGTCATCATAGGCAGTCATTGTACCGGGCTCGACTCGGTGTTGGCGCCGCTCGCGCGCGGGGGGCTGTCCGCCCGATCGCTTGCCGTCGGAAGTCTTGGCGGACTGGCGGCGGCTCGGCGCGGCGAATGCGACCTGGCGCCGATCCATCTGCTCGACGAAAAGACCCAGACCTACAACGCGACGTTTCTGAGCGAGGGGCTCGAACTCGTGCCCGGCTGGCGGCGCATGCAGGGCGTCATCTATCGGCCGGGCGATACGCGCTTCGAGGGCAAGTCCGTCGAAAATGCGCTTGCTGCGGCCCTTGCCGATCCGACCTGCCTGATGGTCAACCGCAATCAAGGTGCCGGGACCCGCATTCTGATCGACAATTTGCTCGGTCCTGCGCGCCCGGACGGTTACTGGAACCAGCCGCGCTCGCACAATGCCGTCGCGGCAGCGGTGGTGCAAAAGCGCGCCGATTGGGGCATCACTATCGAGCCCGTCGCCCGCGCTGCTGGCCTCGGTTTCATTGCGCTGACCGAAGAGCACTATGATTTTGTATTGGTCTCGACGCGCAAGTCGCGGCCTGCCGTGCAGGCATTCCTGGCCGCGTTGCAGTCACCCGCAGGCCGCGTTGCGATCGAAGAGGCGGGTTTCCGCCCGGCCTGA
- a CDS encoding cupredoxin family copper-binding protein: MVPKRHLWIALALTVVAAPVKAETIQVTIDKLVFSPAPVEAKVGDTIVWVNKDVFAHTATVRGGWEVMIPPKKSASLILKAAGPVDYFCRFHPNMKRHIAVAAVRSEDIHRAL, from the coding sequence ATGGTGCCGAAACGTCATCTTTGGATTGCACTGGCGCTGACAGTCGTTGCCGCGCCGGTGAAGGCAGAAACCATCCAGGTCACCATCGACAAGCTTGTGTTCTCGCCGGCGCCTGTCGAGGCGAAGGTCGGCGATACGATCGTGTGGGTGAACAAGGACGTGTTCGCCCACACTGCCACCGTGAGGGGTGGCTGGGAGGTGATGATCCCGCCGAAGAAATCCGCGAGCCTGATACTGAAAGCTGCGGGACCGGTCGACTATTTCTGCCGCTTCCACCCCAACATGAAGCGCCACATCGCGGTGGCTGCTGTGCGATCGGAGGACATTCACCGAGCGCTTTGA
- a CDS encoding energy-coupling factor ABC transporter ATP-binding protein — MRDLSSDLPVGFESVSLQAGRTTILDCVSLSLAPGAPTLVVGPNGSGKTSLLRLCMGLVTPSAGKVSWGGRHSHGPSRLAMLFQRPVMLRRSVADNVIYGLGGSGLPRKLRTARMEDVLARVGMLELASRPARRLSGGEQQRVALARALVREPELLLLDEPTANLDPAATRAVEAIILMAAQSGIKIVMASHDLGQVRRLAADVMFLVRGRLCECTSAADFFDRPSTGEAKAFVRGDLVI; from the coding sequence ATGCGGGACCTGTCGAGCGATCTCCCAGTCGGGTTCGAAAGTGTTTCGCTGCAAGCCGGTAGAACCACTATCCTGGATTGTGTGAGCCTGTCGCTCGCACCGGGGGCTCCGACGCTCGTAGTGGGGCCGAACGGCTCCGGCAAGACCTCCCTGCTTAGGCTCTGCATGGGGCTTGTCACACCCTCTGCCGGCAAGGTCAGCTGGGGCGGACGCCATTCGCACGGCCCGTCTCGCCTGGCCATGCTGTTCCAGCGGCCGGTGATGCTGCGCCGTTCGGTCGCCGATAATGTCATCTATGGTCTTGGCGGGTCCGGTCTGCCGCGCAAACTGCGCACTGCGCGCATGGAGGATGTGCTCGCCCGCGTTGGCATGCTGGAGCTCGCCAGCCGTCCTGCAAGGCGCCTTTCGGGTGGAGAACAGCAGCGTGTCGCGCTTGCGCGCGCTCTCGTGCGGGAGCCGGAGCTTCTGCTGCTTGACGAACCGACCGCAAATCTTGATCCAGCCGCCACCCGTGCCGTAGAGGCGATCATCCTGATGGCGGCGCAGTCGGGCATAAAAATCGTCATGGCCTCGCATGATCTGGGTCAGGTGCGACGGTTAGCCGCCGATGTGATGTTTCTTGTTCGCGGCCGCCTTTGCGAGTGCACCAGCGCCGCTGATTTTTTCGATCGTCCATCAACCGGCGAGGCAAAAGCATTCGTTCGCGGCGATCTCGTCATCTAA
- the mobA gene encoding molybdenum cofactor guanylyltransferase MobA has product MTSDTIPTVGVVLAGGLARRLGGGDKPMREIGGRTILSRVIERLAPQCDSLILNANGDPERFAAFGLTVIPDTVAEYPGPLAGVLAALDWVAANRADAEWIISIPGDCPFLPRDLVHRLQGARVEQNAQLAVAVSGDQAHPVVGLWSVALRHELRYALVEEDVRKIDRWTERYRLAKVSWPIEPLDPFFNANTPEDIAEAEMLADLVDD; this is encoded by the coding sequence ATGACGAGTGACACCATCCCAACTGTCGGCGTCGTTCTCGCAGGCGGTCTGGCGCGCCGCCTGGGTGGCGGCGACAAACCGATGCGTGAGATCGGCGGACGCACCATCCTCAGCCGCGTGATCGAGCGGCTCGCACCCCAGTGCGACAGTCTGATCCTGAACGCCAATGGTGATCCCGAACGCTTCGCCGCGTTCGGATTGACGGTCATTCCCGACACAGTGGCGGAATATCCCGGGCCTCTTGCGGGAGTGCTTGCGGCACTCGACTGGGTGGCCGCCAACAGGGCCGACGCAGAATGGATTATCAGCATTCCCGGGGATTGCCCGTTTCTGCCGCGCGACCTTGTCCATCGGCTGCAGGGTGCGCGTGTCGAGCAGAACGCCCAACTCGCGGTAGCGGTGTCGGGCGACCAGGCACATCCTGTGGTCGGTTTGTGGAGTGTCGCGTTACGCCATGAACTGCGGTATGCGCTCGTCGAAGAAGACGTACGGAAAATCGACCGCTGGACCGAACGGTATCGGCTCGCCAAAGTGTCTTGGCCGATTGAGCCCTTAGACCCGTTCTTCAATGCGAATACGCCGGAGGATATAGCCGAAGCTGAGATGCTGGCGGATCTGGTTGACGATTAG
- a CDS encoding DUF4142 domain-containing protein — translation MLIRHTAALVAMLLLGTAPLAQAADKPNDPQIAHIAYTAGVIDVEAAKQALKKSKNKEVLNFANDMVRDHEAVNVQALDLVKKLKVTPEDNATSKVLTKAATEERAKLAKLDGAAFDKAYVDNEVAYHKQVDGALETLLIPSASNAELKSLLETGLKIFQGHEQHAEHVASMLK, via the coding sequence ATGCTTATTCGTCACACAGCCGCCCTGGTCGCCATGCTGCTGCTCGGCACTGCCCCGCTCGCGCAAGCCGCCGACAAACCGAACGACCCTCAGATCGCCCACATCGCCTATACAGCCGGCGTGATCGATGTAGAGGCAGCAAAGCAAGCGCTCAAGAAGTCGAAGAACAAGGAGGTTCTCAATTTTGCCAACGACATGGTGCGCGACCATGAGGCGGTGAACGTGCAGGCGCTCGACCTGGTCAAGAAACTCAAGGTGACACCGGAAGACAACGCCACCAGCAAGGTGTTGACCAAGGCCGCCACAGAAGAACGGGCCAAGCTTGCCAAGCTCGACGGAGCCGCCTTCGACAAGGCCTATGTCGACAACGAGGTCGCTTACCACAAGCAGGTCGACGGCGCGCTCGAAACGTTGCTTATCCCGTCGGCCAGCAATGCCGAGTTGAAGAGCCTGCTGGAGACCGGCCTGAAGATTTTCCAGGGCCATGAGCAGCATGCCGAACACGTCGCCAGTATGCTGAAATGA
- a CDS encoding sulfurtransferase TusA family protein has product MNTMKLDLSGLKCPLPALKTRKALTFIEQGDRLEVHCTDPLSAIDIPNLLNETGDRLESTDRDENGNVFLIIKTSAPVVKRKRP; this is encoded by the coding sequence ATGAACACGATGAAGCTTGATCTGTCGGGCCTGAAATGCCCCTTGCCAGCGCTGAAGACGCGCAAGGCACTTACTTTCATCGAACAGGGCGACAGGCTGGAAGTACATTGCACCGATCCGCTGTCCGCCATCGACATTCCCAACCTTCTGAACGAAACGGGAGATCGCCTCGAAAGCACTGATCGAGACGAGAATGGCAATGTCTTTCTGATCATAAAGACGAGCGCTCCGGTGGTCAAGCGTAAGCGCCCGTGA